Proteins from one Sediminispirochaeta bajacaliforniensis DSM 16054 genomic window:
- a CDS encoding ABC transporter substrate-binding protein yields MRKKEWIVTGVLLLALCLPVFGNGTGEATDGTESIKLGFFCPLTGGTAQAGQAALNGAQMAVEEVNERGGVLGRQIKIIAYDDKSSPEEAVKVATKLVQVDKVDAIFGSLHSGNILAAADVIENSKTVLVSGGTSPTWLQQGYRYLFRSIANNTYTAIQLAKFAQNRGYSRIALFTSNDEYGVTGGKSFVKASEGMGFSYVADESFTHGDRDFTGQFAKIIGTNPDAIVIWGLGDDLGFVAKQLRQFGYAGPVLGCESWANPEALQSGGNALEDVYFASQYLTYSDPNDAEDPAMKSFLTGYIDEFGSAPMSDNAFRAYDGVHLIVKAMKDGNCTRGEELRESFNNIDGYVGLAGTFSYKGKQGEGIETQRIYTVRNGKYVEVK; encoded by the coding sequence ATGAGAAAGAAAGAATGGATAGTTACGGGGGTATTATTGTTGGCCCTATGTTTACCGGTGTTTGGGAATGGAACAGGAGAGGCGACGGATGGGACGGAGTCCATCAAATTAGGATTTTTTTGTCCGTTGACAGGAGGGACAGCCCAGGCGGGCCAGGCAGCCTTGAACGGAGCGCAGATGGCAGTGGAAGAGGTAAATGAAAGGGGAGGAGTTTTAGGTCGACAGATAAAGATCATAGCATACGATGACAAATCATCGCCGGAAGAAGCAGTGAAAGTAGCGACGAAATTGGTGCAGGTAGATAAGGTTGATGCGATATTTGGGTCGCTGCATTCGGGGAACATCTTGGCGGCTGCCGATGTGATAGAGAATTCGAAGACAGTATTGGTATCGGGAGGGACCTCCCCGACCTGGCTGCAACAAGGGTATCGGTATTTGTTTCGATCGATAGCCAATAATACCTATACGGCGATACAGCTGGCTAAGTTTGCACAAAATAGGGGATATAGTCGGATAGCGCTTTTTACATCGAATGATGAATACGGTGTGACAGGAGGGAAGTCCTTTGTAAAGGCGAGTGAAGGGATGGGATTTAGCTATGTAGCCGACGAGAGTTTTACACATGGGGACCGTGATTTTACGGGACAATTTGCGAAGATTATTGGGACGAATCCTGATGCCATAGTGATTTGGGGACTTGGAGATGATTTAGGCTTTGTAGCGAAGCAGTTGAGACAATTTGGGTATGCCGGTCCGGTGTTGGGCTGTGAAAGTTGGGCGAATCCGGAGGCGTTGCAAAGTGGAGGGAATGCGTTGGAGGATGTATATTTTGCATCGCAGTATTTGACCTATAGTGATCCGAATGATGCGGAAGATCCGGCGATGAAAAGTTTTCTGACAGGGTATATTGACGAGTTTGGGTCTGCGCCGATGTCGGACAATGCGTTTCGAGCGTATGACGGAGTGCATCTCATAGTGAAAGCGATGAAGGATGGGAATTGTACAAGGGGAGAGGAGCTTCGGGAAAGTTTTAATAACATTGATGGATATGTTGGTTTAGCCGGGACCTTTTCGTATAAGGGTAAGCAAGGCGAAGGGATTGAAACACAGAGGATTTATACGGTTAGAAACGGGAAATATGTCGAGGTGAAATAG